Below is a window of Candidatus Cloacimonadota bacterium DNA.
CACCAAAGTTATTCAAGCCTACTCCAAGGAACTTATCATTCGCCATTTTTACGGCTGCAACTGCCAAATCCTTACGGACATTAGCAGATTCCTCCGGAGCAGTTCGAAAGCGCTCACTAATGCTATTCCAAGCCTTAGCCAAAATTGCTAACGACACTATTATCAGGAGAACAGTAATGATAACTTTTTTGCTGGTAATTCCACTTAAGAATGAGAGTCCGAGAATCAAGCCAATGGCAAATACATAAAGAACTAAGCCTGCCCTAGATAAAGTAGAAATAATGGAAATAGAGGTCATGGCGAAAAACAACACCCAAGATGAAAATCTCATAAAAGAGATATCTTTCTTATTTAAAAGAAACGCAAACATCAAAGATCCAAGAATAATGCTGAACATCACTAATGAGTTTTGATGAGGAAAGGGACCAAAAGATTGAAATCTTCCTTCCAAGTATTTTTGTTTCATCACTTCGATAAAGATAAAAATGGTTATCGCAGCTACACCCCTCATAAAGTCGTTGAATTGCTTGTAGCTGTTTACATAGTTGTAGACAACGTAAAAATAGAAGAACATGCGGAGCATTTTCCAAAGCTCAAAGTAAGAAAAGAGTGGAACAGCAGCGTTAACAATAGAAATGAAGCTCAGTAAAAAATACGTAAAATATAGCCAGGTGCCAGGGGGGAGATGCAAGTGAAATTGATGCCGTCGTTTAAGGATAAGCAAAAATATAACAAAAGTACAAATATCTACTAAACCGATTTCAAATCCTCTTGAGGTTAATCTAAAGGACTCTCTAGAAATAAAATTGATGTCTTCCATCCTAACCGTAAAGAACATCATCAAGAAAAAAACAAGACGCTCTACAATCTGAAATTTCTGAGCTAGATAGTAGCTGATGGGTACACCTATAAATAAGGTACTAAAAAAAACAATGTACTTCAGATGAGATATACTTTCGGTCAAGCTATGCTCCCCAAAACAGCATATTATACTCTCTTCTTAAGCAATGATCCAGATTATTTATCGAGGATATCTTTGTACATCTCATTTAATAGATAACCAGATTGAATTGCCTGCAAACTGGGCAACACACTGTTTACAACGTCATTCCATTTTGCAATTGGATGTTTGGGTATAAACACAATGTCGTTTGGTTTTAACTTGAAATCACGAACCTTTGCTTTGAGAATTTCCTTTGTATTGATTTTAAATAATCTCGGATGAGATAGATTGCCCCGAATCACGTATACTGTAGCTTGGGCTGTATCTTTAAAGCCTTGCGCAAAAGTGATGCTTTGCAATAGAGTCATATTCTCTTGGTAAAAATAGTGTCCTTCCTGGTTTACTTCACCGACTATATAAACCTCTCGATTAATAGCTGAAGGTATATAAATATAATCTTTATCTAACAGAGGTATATTGTAAAGCATATTCCCATTCTGAACAAGTTCAACAAAATCTATGGGTAAGATACGGTTTTGACGCATCATGAAGGTACGCTCCAAATCTGCCAACTCCACAGAGTTATTTTGGAACCAACCCAAGGCTAAACCTCCGGCACTTGCAAGTGCATCAAGAATCCTCATTCTACCTTTTATTTCAACGATACCTGGATAGGTTACTTTGCCTAAAATAGTAACGTTTGAACTTTTTGTTTCAAAAGGAATAATCGATACTTTGGGGTGATGTATGTATTCTTTTAGACGATCTTCAATAATTGTGGTAGCTTCAGGAATGGTTAAACCGGTAACGTCAATCTCTCCAACTAATCTAAAGGATAGGGTACCGTCTTGTTTTACTAGCACCGCATCGGAATCTAATTCTGGCTCATCATACACAAATATTTTCATTTTATCGCCGGGTCCTAATGTGTAAGCGGGTAGCTCAATATCGTTTAGGCGATATAATTCTTCAATGGTTTCTTGTGTTGTTTGAGTGGCAAGATACGTTTCTTCTAAATACTCTGGCATTGCTTCCAAGTTTTCTTCAATATAAGAATTTGAACTATTTCTAGAGCAAGAATATAAAAAGGCAACACAAATGAAGGGTACCAATAATGAGCTTATGCGGTATCTTTTCATATCAGTATCTCTCCGAATAAAAATCTTTGGGAACATAGTTAAGTACACCATGTATATTAGTTAAACCTCTATTTTTAATAAATTTTACTGCCCGGTGTAAGCTATTGCGGCTACTACGGTTAAATCTGGCAACTAAAACGAGTGTATCAGCAGCAGCACAAATCCCGGTAAATAGCTGTATGTTGTATTCATAATCGAAAAGCTCCCAGATTACATAATCATAGGAATCGAATAGCTTTAGAACTTCCGCTACGGATTTTGTTTCCAATACTTTTGTGAAAGTACTATCATCAACTAAAAAGTAAGCATTGTGAATAAAAGGATCAGTCTTATCAATTTCGATCTCCTTATCTAATCCGTATAATCTTCCGTTTAGTGTATTTACATTTATATCTGGTGTTGCTTCTATAATCGAATCTATATATAGAATTTTTTTATTATTAGATGCCAATAAGTTTATACACTCTTTTACGATAAATGATTTCCCCGTTTCCCTAATATCGCTACCAAAACAGATTACGGGTGTGTGGAGTGAGTTTGTATGATGTACAATGTTTTCAACAAGCACCTGCATATTTCTATAAAACACTCTCTCATCAACTTCGTGCTCATTGGGAAGAATGCCACAAAGTGGGATTCTTACCACTTCGTGAAAATCCTTGGCGCTCTTTGTATGCACATCCAATATCTCCTTAATAACAATAAATATGCTTAAAGAGAGGAATACCAAAATACTAAAGCCAACAACAATCAGTTTTCGCCGGCTACTTTCAGGATAAGCTGGAGCTTTTGCAGCTTCAAGAATTTCATAATCACTAACATTAGATTGCATTGCCATTTTTGATTCTGCCAGACGACTTTCTACAAGTTTGAGGATATCTCTGTTTAGCTCCAGTTGGCGCTCTATTTCAAAAAAATCTTTTTGAACTTGACCTAGGTTTTCTAAGGTGGAACGAATCTGACTTATCTCTTTTTGATATTCTTCGTTCATTTGAATGGCGCCTTGTCTTTCAGCTTCAAAACGGGATTTATCGATAGTGTAGACTTGAGTTAAGCCACTGGGTCCCCATGTTACGGCTTCAGGTATATCTCGCTTTTTTTCTTGCATAGCGGTTTTAAGTTCTTCTATTTCTTGTAATACTTTGCGAACTTTAGGATTTTCATCGGTATATCTGGCGCGTAGCAATTCTAAATCTTTCTGCAAAGCCAACAAATTCTTTTCATCGGTTTGAGTATAAGTCCAAGTTTGTATAACCTCTTCTGGGACATCCCCCAGCTTTTCATTCATCTCTGCAATTTTGCTATCCATATCTTTTATGCGCAGAGAATTCTCAATCATCTTAATCTCAATTTCTTTAAGCTGATCGAACTTAGTTTGGGTTTCATGAGGAATAGATATAACGCCATATTCTGCTTTGTATTGCTCATATTGTTCTTCCAAGTCTTGAATGTTCATAATCCTCATGTGACGTTGTTCAAGATAGTAATCATGGATTTTCATGGTCGCAGAATTTAGCAGTTTTGTATTATTGGAGATAAATGCTTCTGCGGTAGCATTGGCTACTTTGGCCGATATTTCAGCATCATTCCAAGATACAGAAAAACGTAAAACATTAGACCGATTACCTCGTTGAACTTCGATTTGACGAAAAAGCTGTTCGGGACTAATATCTAATTCAAGCTTTTGTATTACATCTGTTAATACGTCTCGAGTGCGCACCGTTTCTAGAATTGTATTAATGTCGAAGGTTTGATACAAATATGGCATTTCAACTGGAGTACTCATATTCTTGGGAGCTCGAATAATATAACAATTAGCTTTCCAAGAAGGAACAACCTTTATTTTCACAAAGATTACGGCAATAATCAATGCTGCCAGAGTAACCAAGAGGATCAGTTTTAGTTTGTTTAAGTACACTTTTAAGAGGATATGGGAATCGACCACCATTGTAGGAGTTACTTCGCTTTTCCTCTCATCAATAATATTCATGTCGTTAAGCAAGTTCGTTCTCCATTGTTTTACGGATATCGGTTATAGATTGAATTTCATTCGGAATAGTTCTGTTTGAAAGCATTATACTATAGGAATACTTGTCGTCTGGGTGATAACCGTGCATTCCGGGAATTACTTTAATGCCCATAAAGCTTGGGTTCAATAGAATACCTTCGTTCATCAAGAAGTATTGATCGCCAAATTTACGGTGCGGGAAATATACTCTTAAACGCTTTAACTCTTCTTGAGGTACTATATAGCCACAATCTAATGAAGCTAGGTAGTTTAATATGTCGTCTTTGGCTTTGTTATCTTGCCACCAAAATCTTGCCATTGTAGAATCGTAAAAAGCCAAATAGTCTTTTCCATATTCGTAGCCCAAGGCATCAATGTTTCTCTTCAGGTCGAATGAACTGGTGACTGGAGCCATGCCATGATCGGAAATAATATATATACTAACTTCATCATATAATCGTTTAGCAAAGTTTGCAATATCCGTAATCTTCTGTTCCAGATCACGCAATTTGACTTCGGTATTATTAGAAAAAGGACCGTAGTTATGCATTATCCCATCAAGTTTGGGTAAATACACATAAGCAAACTTGATTTTGGCCTCACTAATTATTTTCTTGTTTTCAATCAATATTCTATCTTCAGTATGTCGCCAATTTGAACAGTAATAAGGTATATCATGGTCTACACACCAATCGAATATTGTATCTGTAGCTAATATCCCTCCCGGAACAAAGTAGTCCTTCTTTTCCAAATAATCGAAATAGGGAAGATAGGCAAAGGGAACACTGTACAACTCAAAATATCCAGTATAAGAGTGATATAGTTTAATTAGTTTGCTAAGATTGTGCCTGACCCGCCAACGGTCGAAAACCCTTGAAGGAAGCTTAGAAAGAAGTCCCATGCGCTTAAAGGGGGAGTTTATCGGATCGTAGATAAAACTTGACCAATGTTGGTGTTCATCAGGATACCTTCCGGTTAGGATTGATGGATCTGCAGCAGAGGAAAATCCAAAGGTAGTTTTAAGCTTACGGCTATTTAGCCCTAAGCTTTGCAAAAAACCATAATGTTGGTAAATTTCCCAACCTAATGCATCAATGAAGAAGTATAACGCCAATCTTTTCATATACTCATTCCTAATTATATCTATACCAAAGCATTATAAATTGTCGTTTTAGTAATGCAGTATTTGTTGTTTGTTTGCATCCCAATATTTTTGTAAGTAGAGATAATGGCATGGTTTCGTTAAAGATAAAATGCGGTAAGGCGAGGAATAATCTAAATCTGGGGTATTGAAAGTAGTTATACAAAGATCCCCCATAGCATTTTGTGTCTCTAAGATTAAGTAGCATATTTTTCAAGCTAGGTTTAACTTTAGAATTATCAAAAACAGATGACAATTCAAGCGTATTAGAAACATCCTTTTCTAAGACCTTGCTCCATAGAGTGTAGTATAATTCTCTGCTGGCATTGATTAGCATTTCTAACCTATCAGTAAGTGCCTCCATGTTGAAGACTGGAATATTGGGTCTCAGCTTGAATTCTAACGATTCCCTTACTTCATTTAACAATGCCTTGTTTTCCGATAAGAATGGTAGTTTTTGTGTTTGGATAGCTTGTATTTTATCTCTTGTGAGTGTTTCATATTTTCCTTCTGAGATCAATTCAGCTTCAGCTAAAGCTTGAAATGCTTTATGGATATTTCGGTTAATAAAATCCGTATGAGAATCAGGATTATTGCCTGAGAGTAGGTCTTGTGCAAAAATCAACCCCATACATCTATTTAATAATAGATGAAGTGCTTCCATAACTGGCAATTCATCAGCGTGCCACTCTGGTAGAGCATTAAGTAGATGCTTGTTTCCTAAAAGAACGTAATGCCCTTGTAGTAAATCATAATACATTAAACTGATCTTTCGATAAGGCAAAGAGCTAATATCTATAGGATTGGAAAAATCTATATCAATGCTAAATTCCTCACTCAGATCTTTATGTATTGTTTTTATGTTGCGCTTCAAAACAACCCGGTCTTTATGGTTTAGCGAAGCAACAAACAAAAATAAATCCAAATCATTATATGGTTTCTCTATCTCATTATGAATAAATACTCCGCCTTCTCCTCTGCCGTATCCACCCCCCAGTATTAGTGCCTTAATCTTATGCTTTGGGATCATTTGCACAATATGCGATCGAATAGAAACAAGCATATTGAAGAAATCTTCTTCAAATCTTGGGCTTCCATACAAACTAAATCGCTGCATAAATCATACTTCATTTATGGGGTTTATCAAAGGCAGTGTAACCGAAAAACAGCCTTCTGAATAGGCTTCTTACCAGTATTTTGATATTATAATGAGTAGAAATCCAATCTATATACTCAAGCTCATAAAACATCTCAGCTTCAATATCGTAGGTTTCGACGCTTTCAGCCAAGGAAAAAGCTCCAGGATTGTAGACGGGAAGATTCATGACTAGGTTGCGATGAATAACAGTATTAGTCAGCAATCTGTTTCCAACAAGGTAGATATTTCTAGAAATAGCCGCAGCCAAAAACTGCTCGAACTTGTCTAACGATAATCGTAGAATTATTCTACCCCAAAAGGTATTTCTTAATAAATCGGCATCGGTAAAAAATGCCGTATTCATGTTCTTTGTTAACAGGCGCTCAGTACGAGTATTTTTCTGTAACATGATAAATGGGAGAAAGAGTAAAAGCCAAAATGGAAACTGAATTATGCATAAAGCAAAAGCACATATTCTTTGTACGTTACGATTTAGATAGGTTGTAACTAATCCCGGCTCTACTTCCGATACCAGCACTTTGTCATCGACATGAAGCACTTCTTGAGTGTGGGCATCAATGAGATTTCCTTTGTATACAATTTTGTGATCCAGATCCAGATCTCTCCCAATATATGTATTGTCGTAGATAATGCTATCAATTACAGATGAGTTGTCATCTACAATCACATTGTTGCCTATTATGCTGTTAGGACCAATTAGGGTATTCTTCCGGAATCTGCTTTTATCTCCAATCATGATGGGTGGATGCAGTTCAGCGCTTTGTGGATAGCTAATATTCAAGCCCAAAAAAGTATCCTGTTCACTGGAATATCCTGGTAAAACATATTTCTTGTTATGGGAAGTAAGAATTGCCATAGAAAGAGTGTAATAATCTGCTATATTGTTAATGTTACAAGTTACAAAACAGGGCGATGATTCAAGTAAATCTTCAGATTTCAGATCGCTAAGCTTGTAAGTTCGGGGCAAAAAAACAAAACGTTTATTCTGTGTATAGAACTTATTTCTAAACTCCGGTGCACAGGTTATTTGGTTTCGATCATATTGCAAAAAGAAAAAACCATTCCATATTAATAAATCCTGTTCTTTACAAAATGAGCTGTTTTTAAGATAAACAGAAGAGATTGTGTCGCCAGGATGAGCTAAAGCATAGCTTGTGTTTACTCCCCATTTAGCTCCGTCTCCAAAAAAGGATTCGATACCTTTTGTAGATGCATCGGACACAATTCTTATTTCTTTTACCCGCAGAAGTGAAACAAAATCCATAGCATATTCTAATAATGGTTTGTTAACAATTTTTAGCAGGTAGGGATCCACATCTGGAAAGTATTCATTCAGCCAAGAGATATCTTCACTTTTTGCATATATTAAGCAACGCATCTATGCCTCAACCTGTTTGTGTCAAGCATCAAAATCTTGCTCAAAACTTTCTATTGCTGCTTCAAGATCGTCAAATATATGGAATATTTTATGTGCGCGAGTTATATCGAACACCATGCGTGGTTTACTTTGCAGGTTGGCAATATGGATATCTCCGCCACCTTGTGATGCAGATTTTAAACATGCTACAATTGTGCCTAAGCCGGTACTATCGATGAATTCGCATTTTTGCATATTAAATACAAAATTTAATGCCTTATTTGCCACCTGATCGTAAGTAGCTCTCAGATCGGGAGCATTGTAAGCATCGAGTCTTCCAATCACATCAATGATGCCAACATTTTTCTTTTGTGTAAAGCTAAGTTGCATCTTACTCTCCTTTAAAAGTGCTATGGTGATAGGCACATTAGTATGCACCCTTGCCGCTAATTACAGCTGGTATAGTTTTAAGTAAAATAACTAGATCATTTTTTATGCCTTGCGAACGAATATATTCCATATCAAGCTGAACTTGTTGTCGAAATGGGATATCGCTTCTTCCTTTTATCTGCCAGAGACATGTTATGCCTGGTTTTACGTGCAAACGTTTTCTTTCTTCCAAAGTGTATTGCATAACTTCTAAAGGCAGAGGCGGACGGGGACCAACCAAACTCATGTCCCCTTTTAAAACATTGATTAGCTGTGGTAGTTCATCTATGGAATATCTACGAATAAACTTGCCAATTGGTGTCACTCTTGGATCGTTTCTTATTTTAAAAATTACTCCATCTTCCGATTCATTCATTTGCATCAGCTTATCTTTCATTTTATCTGCATTTACATACATGGAGCGGAATTTAATGAAACCAAAATATGCTCCATTCAATCCAACTCTATTGGCAACATAAAATATGGGACCTGGATCATTTAGATATATCAATATCGAAGTTATTATCAATATAGGAGACAGCAAAACCAATAGTATAAGCGAAAGTAATACATCCAGAAAGCTTTTTAGAAATTTGGCAAAGCCAACCGTCCAATCCCAGATGGATATCTTCATCTGCATTTGAAAATTACTGCGCTTTTTCCTCATTTGCATTAAACGCTCAATTTCCTTTACTCTTTGGCTTTTGGCATGTCCTTTTATCTGGGTCATTAATTCCTCTAAGCGGGTTCACCATTCCAATTTTGTTTTTTTCCAACGATATACTCTATACAGAAATAGTGGGTTTCCAATAAGATAACGTTTCCACATTCTCTTAGGCTCCATTATCAATCTAAAAACCCATTCCATCCCAATCTGGCGCATCCACAACGGGGCTCGGGCAATTCGTTCAGAGTAGAAGTCGAACAGGCCTCCCACTCCCATTTGAACAGCTGCATCAATCTGTTCTCCATACTTTGCTATAAAAAACTCTTGACGAGGTGCTCCAAATGCAACCAACAAAATATCAGTATGAGCTAAGTTTATATTACGTATTACCTCATCAAGCTCGATATCCCAATCAAAAAAGCCATGATGACAACCGCATATTTTCAAATCAGGATACTCTTTTTCCAATTTCTCTCTCATCTTTTCTGCCACTCCACTTGCCGCACCTAGCAAATAAATACGGTATTGTTTTATTTGTGCAAGTGCGCAAAGATAGGGTAGCATATCTGTTCCATTCACATTCTCTTTTAAAGTCGTGCCAAGAATTTTAGCAGCAAGGTTTATTCCACTGCCATCTGGAAAAACAATATCATTGTTACACAATACGTGATGATAATCCTTGTCAATAAAAACTTTATTTAGGCAATCTGCATTAACAAAATAAATGGGACTTTTTTTGTTATGTTCAATGCTTTTATCAATAATGCCGATAGCTTCAGACATACTAATATTCATTATTGATACATCAAAGATGTTAATATAACTAGTTATCATATTCTGATCGTGATGATAGATCAAGGCAACAAGGGATTGCAGTAATAACACTAAATCATATCCACCATGCTTCTTATGAAGATACTCTAGATCGCATTCAAACGCCGTGGTAAAAGCTAAACGAGAGCTCTTTCGGATAAAATACAAACTCAATAAACCAGGTGTTTTGGTTAGCGCAGCCGGATTAATATTCGTATTATGGTCTTGATAACGTAAACTTACTCCCACTAATCTAAGCTTTCTAGCTAGGATAAGCGGAAATACAAACGCATTTTGAACAAACCAATGCCTGGATTTTATGTACTTGATGCTAATTGGAACAAGATTTTTGCCCAAGATAATATGATCAGTTTGCTCAAAACAATGTAGTTTATTACTACATAATCTAATTGGTAGCCCGATAAACAAATCTGATGCAGCCACAATCGCATATAGAATCACTTCCGTAATAGTTTCCAGAATATAGTCTATTAGTATTCTCAAGTAATCTTGGATACTGGGCATGTCTAACTCCGAATTTTTCCCATTGGCACCAATAGGGATTTTAAGTGTTCCTCTTGGTTATAGTTGTGCTTTACCATCTCATATCCAGCACGTCCCATTTTGTTTCGTAATTCTTCAGAGCTCAGAAGGGTTTCTATGGCTTGAGCAAATCTATGAATATTTCCCGCTGGAATCAATAGACCGTTTACTCTGTGCTTTAACCATTGTGATATTCCGCCCACATCAAAGCCAACAACTGCCTTGGCGTGAGAGAATGCTTCAATTCCCACCAATCCAAAGGGTTCCTGCCATCTTGATGGTACTGCAACTATACTCGCTTGTTTATACTCTACCGAGATTTTTTCCACCCAATCTACAAACTCAACTTTATCTTGCAAATAAAGTTTTGCACATATTCTTTCTAAATAAGCTTTATCGTTCCCTCTACCCACAATACGCAGTTTATAGGGTAGATGAATTTCACTTACTGCATATAAAAGAAGATCAATTCCCTTGCCCCGTATTAATTGACCACAATAAAGAACGATTGGAGTTTTATTCCTAGATTTTTCTGCCAGATTATGCAGCCTTAGATAGGGCTTAAGAAGATGTATCTTTTCTGCAGCAAATCCATTTAATAACAAGTTATCTCTCATAAAGTCTGAAAGTACAAAGAAGATGGAACACTTTTTTATGGTTCTCAACAGCTTAACTCTTTTTGTGAGATCAATTCTGCAAAGCTTGCCCGATTGCTTCTGCAGCAAAAAGCTGCATAGGCTACAAGCAATGGGGTTAAAA
It encodes the following:
- a CDS encoding O-antigen ligase family protein, whose protein sequence is MTESISHLKYIVFFSTLFIGVPISYYLAQKFQIVERLVFFLMMFFTVRMEDINFISRESFRLTSRGFEIGLVDICTFVIFLLILKRRHQFHLHLPPGTWLYFTYFLLSFISIVNAAVPLFSYFELWKMLRMFFYFYVVYNYVNSYKQFNDFMRGVAAITIFIFIEVMKQKYLEGRFQSFGPFPHQNSLVMFSIILGSLMFAFLLNKKDISFMRFSSWVLFFAMTSISIISTLSRAGLVLYVFAIGLILGLSFLSGITSKKVIITVLLIIVSLAILAKAWNSISERFRTAPEESANVRKDLAVAAVKMANDKFLGVGLNNFGVKINPPWQYSNHIEMHNPDDEDEQNGLVETIYLMIAAESGWHTLVAFLVFIFYFYFLNIKNLLRYKGTDYQYFSIGLAGGLLAIYLESTLEWVLKQTNNFYQLMLIFAMIGVMTKLEKRYQAHKMKIPSNDSKAIRITQSRGHYAG
- a CDS encoding polysaccharide biosynthesis/export family protein; this encodes MKRYRISSLLVPFICVAFLYSCSRNSSNSYIEENLEAMPEYLEETYLATQTTQETIEELYRLNDIELPAYTLGPGDKMKIFVYDEPELDSDAVLVKQDGTLSFRLVGEIDVTGLTIPEATTIIEDRLKEYIHHPKVSIIPFETKSSNVTILGKVTYPGIVEIKGRMRILDALASAGGLALGWFQNNSVELADLERTFMMRQNRILPIDFVELVQNGNMLYNIPLLDKDYIYIPSAINREVYIVGEVNQEGHYFYQENMTLLQSITFAQGFKDTAQATVYVIRGNLSHPRLFKINTKEILKAKVRDFKLKPNDIVFIPKHPIAKWNDVVNSVLPSLQAIQSGYLLNEMYKDILDK
- a CDS encoding alkaline phosphatase family protein; its protein translation is MKRLALYFFIDALGWEIYQHYGFLQSLGLNSRKLKTTFGFSSAADPSILTGRYPDEHQHWSSFIYDPINSPFKRMGLLSKLPSRVFDRWRVRHNLSKLIKLYHSYTGYFELYSVPFAYLPYFDYLEKKDYFVPGGILATDTIFDWCVDHDIPYYCSNWRHTEDRILIENKKIISEAKIKFAYVYLPKLDGIMHNYGPFSNNTEVKLRDLEQKITDIANFAKRLYDEVSIYIISDHGMAPVTSSFDLKRNIDALGYEYGKDYLAFYDSTMARFWWQDNKAKDDILNYLASLDCGYIVPQEELKRLRVYFPHRKFGDQYFLMNEGILLNPSFMGIKVIPGMHGYHPDDKYSYSIMLSNRTIPNEIQSITDIRKTMENELA
- a CDS encoding sugar transferase is translated as MRCLIYAKSEDISWLNEYFPDVDPYLLKIVNKPLLEYAMDFVSLLRVKEIRIVSDASTKGIESFFGDGAKWGVNTSYALAHPGDTISSVYLKNSSFCKEQDLLIWNGFFFLQYDRNQITCAPEFRNKFYTQNKRFVFLPRTYKLSDLKSEDLLESSPCFVTCNINNIADYYTLSMAILTSHNKKYVLPGYSSEQDTFLGLNISYPQSAELHPPIMIGDKSRFRKNTLIGPNSIIGNNVIVDDNSSVIDSIIYDNTYIGRDLDLDHKIVYKGNLIDAHTQEVLHVDDKVLVSEVEPGLVTTYLNRNVQRICAFALCIIQFPFWLLLFLPFIMLQKNTRTERLLTKNMNTAFFTDADLLRNTFWGRIILRLSLDKFEQFLAAAISRNIYLVGNRLLTNTVIHRNLVMNLPVYNPGAFSLAESVETYDIEAEMFYELEYIDWISTHYNIKILVRSLFRRLFFGYTAFDKPHK
- a CDS encoding STAS domain-containing protein, whose amino-acid sequence is MQLSFTQKKNVGIIDVIGRLDAYNAPDLRATYDQVANKALNFVFNMQKCEFIDSTGLGTIVACLKSASQGGGDIHIANLQSKPRMVFDITRAHKIFHIFDDLEAAIESFEQDFDA
- a CDS encoding sugar transferase, coding for MTQIKGHAKSQRVKEIERLMQMRKKRSNFQMQMKISIWDWTVGFAKFLKSFLDVLLSLILLVLLSPILIITSILIYLNDPGPIFYVANRVGLNGAYFGFIKFRSMYVNADKMKDKLMQMNESEDGVIFKIRNDPRVTPIGKFIRRYSIDELPQLINVLKGDMSLVGPRPPLPLEVMQYTLEERKRLHVKPGITCLWQIKGRSDIPFRQQVQLDMEYIRSQGIKNDLVILLKTIPAVISGKGAY
- a CDS encoding WecB/TagA/CpsF family glycosyltransferase produces the protein MPSIQDYLRILIDYILETITEVILYAIVAASDLFIGLPIRLCSNKLHCFEQTDHIILGKNLVPISIKYIKSRHWFVQNAFVFPLILARKLRLVGVSLRYQDHNTNINPAALTKTPGLLSLYFIRKSSRLAFTTAFECDLEYLHKKHGGYDLVLLLQSLVALIYHHDQNMITSYINIFDVSIMNISMSEAIGIIDKSIEHNKKSPIYFVNADCLNKVFIDKDYHHVLCNNDIVFPDGSGINLAAKILGTTLKENVNGTDMLPYLCALAQIKQYRIYLLGAASGVAEKMREKLEKEYPDLKICGCHHGFFDWDIELDEVIRNINLAHTDILLVAFGAPRQEFFIAKYGEQIDAAVQMGVGGLFDFYSERIARAPLWMRQIGMEWVFRLIMEPKRMWKRYLIGNPLFLYRVYRWKKTKLEW
- a CDS encoding glycosyltransferase family 4 protein, producing MNVFSPYKRILMLNSCRGFVGGVERVIISLAQDLNELGCEVYGLFEHELHIDPVFESAFVESITLLDNDISSLLKHYVSLGIDFVFIHKCNNPGLISAFQKHFKTALFVHDHDYYCLRKHKYFPIKRINCHLPFNPIACSLCSFLLQKQSGKLCRIDLTKRVKLLRTIKKCSIFFVLSDFMRDNLLLNGFAAEKIHLLKPYLRLHNLAEKSRNKTPIVLYCGQLIRGKGIDLLLYAVSEIHLPYKLRIVGRGNDKAYLERICAKLYLQDKVEFVDWVEKISVEYKQASIVAVPSRWQEPFGLVGIEAFSHAKAVVGFDVGGISQWLKHRVNGLLIPAGNIHRFAQAIETLLSSEELRNKMGRAGYEMVKHNYNQEEHLKSLLVPMGKIRS